A portion of the Geminocystis sp. M7585_C2015_104 genome contains these proteins:
- a CDS encoding tetratricopeptide repeat protein: MSSCILLECRPDSYRQWYQKGEEFRRDGYLQEALFCYNKAIEYYPEDYYAWYYRGKVLEEMGDYSQAVTSWRVACQIKPDNYWGWYEWGCLLQDKLDKLQEAEFCFLKALTAKPDDYWANYRLARVNISKKKYLVALDYLNKCLRLRPRDYWSYYWQGFCRQQLDQWCYAKCSYQEALRIKPGDYWTIKQLAAIAEKECSYREAIGYYRQLLSLGEEEGTVYQKLATYSLILGDKSTAELYQQKLAAIKSHSLFPGENGG; this comes from the coding sequence ATGAGTAGCTGTATCTTGTTAGAGTGTCGCCCAGACAGTTACAGACAATGGTATCAAAAGGGGGAAGAATTTAGGCGTGACGGTTATCTTCAGGAGGCTTTATTCTGTTACAACAAGGCAATAGAATACTATCCTGAGGACTATTATGCCTGGTATTATCGCGGCAAGGTTTTAGAAGAGATGGGAGATTACTCCCAGGCAGTAACCAGTTGGAGAGTCGCCTGCCAGATAAAGCCAGACAATTATTGGGGATGGTATGAATGGGGTTGCCTACTACAAGATAAACTGGACAAGCTACAAGAGGCGGAATTCTGTTTCCTTAAGGCTTTAACTGCTAAACCAGATGATTATTGGGCTAATTATCGTCTAGCTAGAGTCAATATTTCCAAGAAGAAATACCTTGTGGCTTTGGATTATCTTAACAAATGTTTACGACTGCGTCCTAGAGACTATTGGAGTTACTATTGGCAGGGATTCTGTCGTCAACAGTTAGACCAGTGGTGCTATGCTAAGTGTAGTTACCAGGAGGCGTTGAGAATCAAACCCGGTGACTATTGGACGATTAAACAGTTAGCGGCGATAGCAGAAAAAGAGTGCTCTTACAGGGAAGCCATAGGGTATTATAGGCAATTGTTGTCTTTGGGGGAAGAGGAGGGAACAGTATATCAGAAGCTGGCTACCTACAGTCTAATTCTAGGGGATAAGAGCACTGCTGAACTTTACCAACAGAAACTGGCGGCAATCAAGAGTCACTCTCTTTTTCCGGGGGAAAATGGCGGGTGA
- a CDS encoding exopolysaccharide biosynthesis protein, producing the protein MKKLSEELKDYFFSQKRGETVSLKEVLEIAGERLFGFLFVILSLPSALPLPAPGYSTPFGIVIFLLAIQFIAGASIPWLPNKMLSGKMKTDTARKFVELAIPWLRRLETITKPRLTHVCTGWGMRVIIGLAIALMAISMMIPIPGTNTAPAMGIFVTAFGLQEDDGFIVLAGLTICLLAGIVSTSIIMATVWGGVSLVDWLKHSLGK; encoded by the coding sequence ATGAAAAAACTGTCTGAAGAGTTGAAAGACTATTTTTTCTCCCAAAAGAGGGGGGAAACTGTCTCTTTAAAGGAGGTATTGGAAATAGCCGGGGAAAGACTGTTTGGTTTCCTGTTTGTCATTCTTTCCCTCCCCTCCGCACTGCCACTACCCGCACCGGGTTACTCCACCCCCTTTGGCATTGTTATATTCCTTCTGGCAATTCAATTCATAGCCGGTGCCTCTATCCCCTGGTTGCCCAATAAAATGCTCTCGGGTAAAATGAAGACTGACACGGCCCGTAAATTTGTGGAGTTGGCAATACCCTGGCTACGTCGTCTGGAGACTATCACTAAACCCCGTCTAACCCATGTATGTACGGGTTGGGGAATGAGAGTCATAATTGGACTGGCTATTGCCTTAATGGCCATTTCTATGATGATACCCATTCCTGGCACCAACACGGCGCCGGCAATGGGGATTTTTGTCACTGCCTTCGGTTTACAGGAGGATGATGGCTTTATTGTCTTGGCGGGGTTGACAATTTGCCTGTTGGCGGGGATTGTTTCCACCTCTATCATCATGGCTACTGTTTGGGGTGGTGTGAGTCTGGTAGATTGGTTAAAACACAGTCTAGGCAAATAG
- a CDS encoding DJ-1/PfpI family protein has product MSKKILLLAGDFVEDYEVMVPFQALQMLGYQVDAVCPGKKAGDTVKTAVHDFEEGDQTYSEKLGHYFQLNADFDKINPNDYIGLVIPGGRAPEYLRLNSRVVEIVEHFVNNNKPIAAICHGLQLLAATNSALKGKKCTAYPACSVEVKLAGGDYVSVPYEEAVVDGNIVTAPAWPAHPRWLAEFIKILGAKVEI; this is encoded by the coding sequence ATGAGTAAGAAGATTCTGTTACTTGCCGGAGATTTTGTGGAAGACTATGAAGTTATGGTGCCATTCCAGGCACTACAAATGCTAGGATACCAGGTAGATGCCGTTTGTCCAGGGAAAAAAGCGGGAGACACAGTAAAAACTGCCGTGCATGACTTTGAAGAGGGAGATCAAACCTATAGTGAGAAACTGGGGCATTATTTCCAGTTAAACGCCGATTTTGACAAAATTAACCCCAATGATTATATAGGCCTAGTAATCCCCGGGGGAAGGGCACCAGAATATCTCCGTCTCAACAGCAGGGTAGTAGAGATTGTAGAGCATTTTGTGAACAACAACAAACCCATAGCCGCCATCTGCCATGGATTGCAGTTGTTGGCAGCCACCAATTCAGCCTTAAAGGGCAAAAAATGCACTGCCTATCCCGCCTGTAGTGTAGAAGTAAAACTAGCCGGTGGGGACTATGTTAGTGTACCATATGAGGAGGCAGTAGTAGACGGAAATATAGTAACCGCACCCGCTTGGCCAGCCCATCCCCGTTGGTTGGCGGAATTTATTAAAATTTTAGGAGCCAAAGTAGAAATTTGA
- a CDS encoding RluA family pseudouridine synthase has product MSENKLEKTIHPLTDFVGEEEINHPDANKVTYYYEGICPKTGKKLKLPRTVLAEKIALSLCRQLDEANLKVAKGKMIGILIVKDTEGNMGVIKAFSGFWNGKREKTGWVSQIPSSSLLRFAEKVTLKELNEIKWRIIELENLPVRRDYEQLNQQFQQEWEELRKLHRQKKEERDRKREAIRNSSLPREQIEQKILQLDNESRKDDWERRKFKQKWKEKLEPLKLEIGKADAEIMELKSKRKELSRKLQKQMQIGYTITNFAGESLSVGRILGKEFIPTGTGDCCAPKLLHHAAVNQLTPIAMAEVWWGETSPNGEKVAGKFYPACKERCQPLLGFLLSGLSNLSPLPKQYPPLSIPTIYEDEYLLVVDKPSGLPSVPGRGIEHYDSVVARLSRKPGYEEITAVHRLDKDTSGILVLAKKKEILGCLQKLFANRQVEKIYEAILDGVIDSKEGIISLPLWANPLTSPRQEVNWLKGKPSITSYRLLEVTSSETRLQLIPYTGRTHQLRIHCASGLGVAIKGDRIYGRKDDNSPRLYLHAREIRFLHPATGDCLHLKTTTPF; this is encoded by the coding sequence ATGAGTGAAAACAAGTTGGAAAAAACAATACACCCCCTGACAGACTTTGTGGGGGAAGAAGAAATTAATCACCCCGATGCTAATAAAGTTACCTACTACTATGAAGGGATTTGTCCAAAAACCGGGAAAAAACTAAAACTACCACGCACAGTTTTAGCAGAAAAAATAGCCCTAAGTCTATGTCGACAGTTAGACGAAGCTAATCTGAAAGTGGCTAAAGGTAAGATGATAGGCATTCTAATTGTCAAAGATACAGAGGGAAACATGGGGGTTATAAAGGCTTTTTCCGGCTTCTGGAATGGGAAAAGAGAAAAAACAGGATGGGTGAGTCAAATACCCTCTTCCTCCTTGTTGCGTTTCGCTGAAAAAGTGACACTCAAGGAATTAAATGAGATAAAATGGCGGATTATTGAGTTAGAGAATTTACCAGTCCGTCGTGATTACGAACAATTAAACCAACAATTTCAACAAGAATGGGAAGAGTTAAGAAAACTGCACCGCCAGAAAAAAGAAGAAAGAGATAGAAAGAGAGAGGCTATAAGAAATTCGTCATTGCCTAGGGAACAAATCGAGCAAAAAATATTACAATTAGACAATGAAAGCAGGAAAGATGATTGGGAAAGAAGGAAATTTAAGCAAAAATGGAAAGAAAAATTAGAACCTTTAAAACTAGAAATAGGTAAGGCGGATGCAGAAATAATGGAGTTGAAAAGCAAAAGGAAAGAACTGTCAAGAAAACTACAGAAACAAATGCAAATAGGTTACACCATAACCAACTTTGCAGGCGAAAGCCTGAGTGTAGGCAGAATCTTGGGGAAAGAATTTATACCTACGGGCACGGGAGACTGTTGCGCGCCAAAACTACTCCACCATGCGGCTGTTAACCAATTGACTCCTATTGCCATGGCTGAGGTATGGTGGGGGGAAACATCCCCCAATGGGGAAAAGGTAGCAGGAAAATTCTACCCAGCTTGTAAAGAACGTTGCCAACCTCTGTTAGGATTTCTACTATCGGGCCTGTCTAATCTTTCCCCTTTGCCAAAACAATACCCCCCTCTTTCCATCCCCACTATCTATGAAGATGAGTATCTTTTGGTGGTAGACAAGCCAAGCGGTTTACCTTCCGTGCCAGGTAGGGGTATTGAGCATTATGATAGTGTAGTAGCCCGTCTTTCAAGGAAACCTGGTTACGAAGAGATTACAGCGGTACATCGGTTAGACAAAGACACCTCGGGAATATTAGTCCTAGCCAAGAAGAAAGAAATTCTTGGTTGCCTACAAAAACTATTTGCCAACAGACAGGTGGAAAAGATATATGAGGCAATCCTAGACGGGGTTATTGACAGTAAAGAGGGTATAATTAGTTTACCACTGTGGGCAAACCCCCTAACAAGTCCAAGACAAGAGGTTAACTGGCTAAAAGGCAAACCCAGTATTACCAGTTACCGTCTCCTGGAAGTTACCTCCTCCGAAACACGTTTGCAATTAATACCCTATACAGGGAGGACTCACCAGTTGAGGATACATTGCGCTTCCGGCTTGGGGGTAGCCATCAAGGGAGATAGGATTTATGGCAGGAAAGACGATAATTCTCCGCGATTATACCTTCATGCCAGAGAGATTAGATTTTTACACCCAGCTACTGGCGATTGTCTCCACCTGAAAACTACCACCCCTTTTTGA
- a CDS encoding EAL domain-containing protein produces MVGNDLSVKPILIVECGSWKKTFFLDRNIHSLGRNSTNTIFCHHRIVSRIHAHLIRLQYQNMLNPQEKNSVFWIVDGDFLGNRSTNGIYVNGRKCTCALLSPGDIIFLGGMDVKAKYDLFNPKDKSFYSGSNRKNDDSFSLENLANAKGYDPYILSEISDERLEFFEIVSQGIILANLDDNKIIRANSSYCSLSGYTPAEITSIKLTEIELLEREIFAYNNLVLKKHPVAGYRESFHIGKNKKPFPVVVKSVPVNYNGKICVLMSVEDVSQVRKLEEVLKYQVCHDSPTNLPNKNLLEKQFAWLSGFNSVSSNKIAVIRIKINNWLKIANEIEDGEKGVYDKTIQTWITVLKESLSSLDCLSRYSEDEYIILKEEVRNKEEVENIIQKLLKRIETPIVVDNKTIIFSVNMGISIYPDDGKTLPELLKNAGKALDFSYNYSGNSYIYYQEILNEHKYRQKVNSFVISAIERNNLQLRYTPIVNAKTGNLHGFTTQLGIETETEFISEIEVLKAIREVNSDAKVLKWCLKEVIRDYQSWQGINSGGGWDLRVNIKVLLSTLFNPHTVSLINDLLSEEENYLPIELDLVCQPLSWGKKEIETKGSFLKNLPLDVCLWDMAFGETFQAMLDVLRVKRIKIPPSLVESMQLDPHAKITVSGIIKLANSLGLEVIAEGVNNPTQREILLSLGCEKMQGDVFYTPLLSCEVGSFCRQNFAKLISS; encoded by the coding sequence ATGGTTGGGAATGATTTGTCGGTAAAACCCATACTCATAGTGGAATGTGGCAGTTGGAAAAAAACTTTTTTTCTGGATAGAAATATTCATTCTTTGGGCAGGAATTCCACGAATACTATCTTTTGTCACCACCGCATAGTGTCCCGTATCCATGCCCATCTTATCCGACTTCAATATCAAAACATGTTGAATCCCCAAGAAAAAAATAGTGTTTTCTGGATAGTAGATGGGGATTTTCTAGGCAACAGAAGCACCAATGGTATTTATGTTAATGGACGGAAATGCACCTGTGCCTTGTTGTCACCAGGGGATATTATTTTTTTGGGGGGAATGGATGTAAAGGCGAAATACGACTTGTTTAATCCCAAGGATAAGAGTTTCTACAGTGGTTCCAACCGTAAAAATGACGACAGTTTCAGTTTAGAAAACCTCGCAAATGCCAAGGGCTATGACCCCTATATTCTATCAGAAATTAGCGACGAAAGGCTGGAATTTTTTGAGATAGTATCCCAGGGAATTATTCTGGCAAACCTAGATGACAATAAGATTATTAGGGCCAACAGTAGTTATTGTTCACTCTCCGGTTACACTCCAGCGGAAATTACCAGCATAAAGTTGACAGAAATAGAATTATTAGAAAGGGAAATATTCGCCTACAATAACCTTGTGCTGAAGAAACATCCAGTGGCAGGGTATCGAGAGTCTTTTCATATAGGCAAAAACAAAAAACCATTCCCAGTAGTTGTTAAATCTGTGCCGGTTAACTACAATGGCAAAATATGTGTCTTGATGTCTGTGGAGGATGTGAGTCAAGTCAGGAAACTGGAAGAGGTTTTAAAATACCAAGTGTGTCATGACTCTCCTACCAACTTACCTAACAAAAATCTTCTGGAGAAACAATTCGCCTGGCTATCAGGATTCAACAGTGTTAGTTCCAATAAAATAGCAGTCATCAGAATAAAAATAAACAACTGGCTAAAAATTGCCAACGAAATCGAGGATGGAGAAAAGGGAGTTTATGATAAAACAATACAGACGTGGATAACCGTCCTAAAAGAGTCTTTATCCTCCCTAGATTGTCTAAGCCGCTACTCGGAGGATGAATACATAATCCTAAAAGAAGAAGTTAGGAATAAAGAGGAAGTGGAAAATATTATTCAGAAACTATTGAAAAGAATAGAAACACCAATTGTCGTCGACAACAAGACTATTATTTTCAGCGTAAATATGGGAATCTCTATCTACCCTGATGACGGAAAAACTCTGCCTGAGTTGCTAAAAAATGCAGGTAAAGCCTTGGATTTCAGTTACAACTACTCAGGGAATAGTTATATCTACTATCAGGAGATTTTGAACGAGCACAAATATCGCCAAAAGGTGAATAGTTTTGTTATCTCCGCCATAGAAAGAAATAATTTACAGTTGAGATATACCCCCATTGTCAATGCCAAGACAGGAAATTTACACGGATTTACCACCCAACTGGGAATAGAAACAGAAACCGAATTCATATCTGAAATTGAAGTTTTAAAGGCCATAAGGGAAGTAAACAGCGACGCCAAGGTATTAAAATGGTGTTTAAAGGAAGTTATTAGAGACTATCAATCCTGGCAGGGAATTAACAGTGGCGGGGGATGGGATTTGAGGGTTAACATCAAAGTGTTGCTTTCCACCCTATTTAACCCCCACACGGTCAGCCTTATAAACGACTTACTATCCGAGGAAGAAAACTATCTGCCTATAGAATTAGACTTAGTCTGTCAACCACTTTCATGGGGCAAAAAAGAAATAGAAACCAAGGGAAGTTTCCTGAAAAATCTACCCCTGGATGTCTGTCTATGGGATATGGCATTCGGCGAAACTTTCCAGGCAATGTTAGATGTTTTAAGGGTTAAGCGAATAAAAATCCCCCCCTCCTTAGTGGAAAGTATGCAGTTGGACCCCCATGCGAAAATAACAGTATCTGGTATTATAAAATTGGCCAATTCCCTGGGGTTGGAGGTGATAGCCGAGGGGGTAAATAATCCAACACAGAGGGAGATACTTCTAAGTCTTGGTTGCGAAAAGATGCAAGGAGATGTTTTTTATACCCCTCTTTTATCCTGTGAAGTAGGCAGTTTCTGTAGACAAAACTTTGCTAAATTAATTTCCTCTTAA
- a CDS encoding ATP-binding cassette domain-containing protein — protein sequence MSSIVVVKNLKKKYGQIEALKGISFTVNRGEIFGILGPNGAGKTTTIRCITTLAKPDEGEIWIDGVSAISQPRVVREKIGYVAQEVALDKILTGRELLSLQASLYHLPPETARERINELIQLLGLQEYASRQTGTYSGGMKKRLDLAAGLLHKPQILILDEPSVGLDIESRKIIWDFLRQLSQEGTTVILTSHYLEEIDALADRLVIIDQGRVIAEGTPSDLKDRIGGERVTVRIREFTPAEEAKTAKEKLSQLPFVKEIIINAAEGNSLNLIVTPGNNALTTIEKTLTEMNLPVFSISQSRPSLDDVYLAATGKTLLQADIEAMSMRDLKAEKKQAMTAG from the coding sequence ATGAGCAGTATAGTTGTAGTAAAAAATCTCAAAAAAAAATACGGTCAAATAGAAGCCCTCAAAGGTATATCCTTTACAGTAAACAGGGGAGAAATATTTGGTATATTAGGACCTAATGGAGCGGGTAAGACAACGACAATAAGATGTATCACCACCCTGGCAAAACCAGACGAGGGGGAGATTTGGATAGATGGGGTTTCGGCAATAAGTCAGCCAAGAGTGGTTAGAGAGAAAATAGGTTATGTAGCACAAGAGGTGGCATTAGATAAGATCTTAACTGGAAGGGAATTGTTGAGTTTACAGGCAAGTCTATACCATCTGCCTCCAGAAACTGCCAGGGAGAGGATAAATGAATTAATACAGCTTTTGGGATTACAAGAGTATGCATCCCGTCAGACAGGCACCTATTCTGGGGGTATGAAAAAACGTTTAGACTTGGCGGCAGGCTTGCTACATAAACCCCAAATATTGATTTTAGATGAGCCTTCGGTGGGATTAGACATTGAAAGTAGAAAAATAATTTGGGATTTCCTGCGACAGTTAAGCCAAGAAGGCACTACTGTTATACTCACCAGCCACTACCTGGAAGAAATTGATGCTTTAGCAGACCGTCTTGTTATTATTGACCAAGGTAGAGTAATTGCAGAAGGCACTCCCTCTGATTTAAAAGACAGAATAGGAGGGGAGCGTGTTACTGTGAGAATTAGAGAGTTTACACCGGCTGAGGAAGCGAAAACAGCAAAAGAAAAGCTATCTCAACTGCCCTTTGTCAAGGAGATTATTATAAACGCTGCTGAGGGGAATTCCCTAAATCTAATTGTAACACCAGGAAATAATGCCCTCACCACCATAGAAAAAACACTAACGGAGATGAATCTACCTGTTTTCAGTATTAGTCAATCCCGCCCCAGTTTGGATGACGTGTATCTGGCGGCAACGGGGAAAACACTACTACAGGCGGATATAGAGGCGATGAGTATGAGGGATTTGAAAGCAGAAAAGAAACAAGCCATGACAGCCGGTTAA
- a CDS encoding HD domain-containing protein, giving the protein MIPCQHLQKLSTTEIKTHPAIVAKIMVVDENPLSLLHAVELLQYQGHEVIEVDDSTKAMQTALQQQPDVIIAEESMRGKDGLQLARNLKSDPNTRYIPLIITCLEENPHLRQKALKIGVEEIIVKPLDGISLYPKLKNLIQQKRLQDTLNQTQKVLLTLALMNEVRSGYDTDSCLQLANLARGFGEYLQLSETDIEDLVYAAYLHDIGTLTIPDHILLKSEPLTAAEREIIHQHVIVGENICKSLSHRPKLLEIIRHHHERWDGSGYPDKLVGDEIPYLAQVFQMVDIYYALTHKRRYKPAYTPATSLAIMAEEVKRGWRNPQLWQKFYDFITRHFPPEKESDS; this is encoded by the coding sequence ATGATTCCATGCCAACATTTACAAAAATTAAGCACAACAGAAATAAAAACCCACCCCGCTATAGTAGCCAAAATCATGGTGGTGGACGAAAACCCCCTCAGTCTACTACATGCTGTAGAGCTACTCCAATATCAAGGCCATGAGGTAATTGAAGTGGACGACAGCACGAAGGCCATGCAAACTGCCCTCCAGCAACAACCGGATGTGATTATCGCCGAAGAGTCAATGCGAGGAAAAGACGGCCTACAGTTGGCAAGGAATCTAAAGTCTGACCCTAATACCCGTTATATACCCCTCATTATAACATGTCTGGAGGAGAATCCCCACCTGCGTCAAAAAGCCCTGAAAATAGGAGTAGAAGAAATAATTGTTAAGCCACTGGATGGAATTTCCCTCTATCCAAAACTCAAAAACCTGATTCAACAAAAACGGCTGCAAGATACACTAAATCAAACCCAAAAGGTGTTACTCACCCTAGCCTTGATGAATGAGGTGAGGAGTGGCTACGATACTGACAGTTGCCTCCAACTGGCAAATCTGGCAAGGGGTTTTGGGGAATATTTACAGTTGTCTGAAACTGACATTGAAGACTTGGTTTATGCCGCCTATCTTCATGATATTGGCACATTAACTATCCCAGACCATATACTATTAAAATCAGAACCACTGACAGCGGCAGAAAGAGAAATTATACATCAGCATGTAATAGTAGGTGAAAATATCTGTAAATCCCTCAGTCACCGCCCAAAATTGCTAGAAATAATCCGTCACCACCATGAAAGATGGGATGGTAGTGGCTACCCCGACAAGTTAGTAGGGGATGAAATACCCTATCTGGCCCAGGTATTTCAGATGGTGGACATCTACTACGCCTTAACCCACAAACGTCGTTACAAGCCAGCCTATACCCCGGCTACATCTCTAGCTATTATGGCTGAAGAGGTAAAGAGAGGATGGCGAAACCCACAACTGTGGCAGAAATTTTATGACTTCATCACCCGCCATTTTCCCCCGGAAAAAGAGAGTGACTCTTGA
- a CDS encoding threonine--tRNA ligase yields the protein MQNEGIKLPRTSESERLKRIRHTASHVMAMAVQKLYPHAQVTIGPWTETGFYYDFDLPEPLTEKDLKAIQKEMVKIINRKLPVIREEVTREEAEARIRQINEPYKLEILESIKEEPITIYHIGDEWWDLCAGPHLENTGELNPKAIELESVAGAYWRGDARNKQLQRIYGTAWETPEQLAEYKRRKQEAQKRDHRRLGKELGLFIFADSVGPGLPLWTPKGTILRHTLEEFLRQEQIKRGYLPVVTPHIAKVELFKTSGHWQKYKEDMFPMMAESEEDALREIGFVLKPMNCPFHIQIYKSQIRSWRDLPMRLAEFGTVYRYEQSGELGGLTRVRGFTVDDSHIFVTPEQLESEFLNVVDLILYVFKVLRLNKFKARLSFRDPNSDKYIGSDQIWEKAESAIRNAVQHLGMEYFEAPGEAAFYGPKLDFIFQDALEREWQLGTVQVDYNLPERFDL from the coding sequence ATGCAAAACGAAGGGATCAAACTGCCTCGCACTAGTGAATCAGAGAGACTGAAGAGAATTCGCCACACCGCCTCCCATGTAATGGCAATGGCAGTGCAAAAACTCTACCCCCATGCCCAAGTCACTATAGGCCCCTGGACTGAAACTGGATTTTACTATGATTTTGACCTGCCTGAACCTCTGACAGAGAAGGATTTGAAGGCGATTCAAAAGGAAATGGTTAAGATAATCAACCGCAAGTTGCCTGTTATTAGAGAGGAGGTAACTAGAGAGGAGGCAGAAGCCCGTATCCGTCAAATAAACGAGCCCTACAAGCTGGAAATTTTGGAGAGCATTAAGGAAGAGCCTATCACCATTTATCATATTGGGGATGAGTGGTGGGATTTGTGTGCTGGGCCTCACTTAGAAAACACTGGGGAGTTGAATCCTAAGGCCATCGAATTGGAGTCTGTGGCGGGGGCCTATTGGCGCGGCGATGCTAGGAATAAACAGTTACAGAGAATATATGGTACTGCCTGGGAAACCCCAGAACAACTGGCAGAATACAAGAGACGTAAACAAGAGGCTCAAAAACGAGACCATCGCAGGCTGGGGAAGGAATTGGGACTGTTTATTTTTGCCGATTCTGTAGGCCCGGGATTGCCCTTGTGGACGCCAAAAGGTACTATCCTTCGTCACACCCTAGAGGAGTTTTTAAGACAAGAACAAATCAAAAGGGGCTATCTTCCAGTGGTCACCCCTCATATTGCCAAGGTGGAGCTATTTAAAACCTCTGGCCACTGGCAAAAGTACAAGGAGGATATGTTCCCCATGATGGCGGAAAGTGAAGAAGACGCTCTCAGGGAAATAGGCTTTGTCCTCAAACCCATGAACTGCCCCTTCCACATCCAAATATACAAAAGTCAAATTCGCTCCTGGCGGGATTTGCCCATGCGTCTGGCGGAATTTGGCACTGTGTATCGTTATGAACAGTCGGGGGAATTGGGGGGACTTACCCGCGTTAGGGGCTTTACCGTTGATGACTCTCATATTTTTGTAACTCCCGAGCAGCTGGAGTCGGAGTTTCTCAATGTGGTTGATTTGATTTTATATGTGTTCAAAGTTTTGCGTCTCAATAAATTCAAGGCTCGTCTCAGTTTCCGGGACCCGAATTCTGATAAGTACATAGGTAGCGACCAGATATGGGAAAAGGCGGAAAGTGCCATCCGTAACGCCGTCCAACACCTAGGAATGGAGTATTTTGAAGCCCCCGGAGAGGCGGCCTTTTATGGCCCTAAACTGGACTTTATCTTCCAGGATGCCCTTGAGAGAGAGTGGCAGCTTGGTACAGTACAAGTAGACTACAACCTCCCAGAACGTTTCGACTTGG
- a CDS encoding RNA polymerase sigma factor, RpoD/SigA family, translating into MNPTSGTADFGPEELFREKEEDLNKVMAYFSQDEEEEGSSGRRRRGVEDSVGSFFKEMARYPLLTPEEELSLAQAVKFLTECEEKQQELHRQLERTPTKLELARAMGLENERQLESRLYKGRIAKRKMIRSNLRLVVSIAKRYLNRGVPFLDLIQEGAIGLNRAAEKFDPNKGYKFSTYAYWWIRQAITRTIANDSRTIRLPIHIVEKLNKLKKAQRTLKQRLQRQPTEAEIAEEMGVTTQALQQLLQLKKQSLSLNHRVGKGEDTELMELLEDPNTISPEEKINESMLHQELVSVLSDVLSEREKEVIILRYGLNSSKAHTLEEVGRIFDLSRERVRQIQTKAMRKLRRPQVARRLKGWLS; encoded by the coding sequence ATGAATCCAACCAGCGGTACTGCAGACTTCGGCCCCGAAGAATTATTCCGGGAAAAAGAGGAAGACTTGAACAAAGTCATGGCCTATTTTTCCCAGGATGAGGAAGAGGAGGGCTCCTCCGGCAGAAGAAGAAGGGGGGTGGAAGACTCCGTGGGGTCATTTTTCAAGGAAATGGCCCGTTACCCCCTCTTGACCCCCGAGGAGGAGTTGAGTCTGGCCCAAGCGGTCAAATTCTTGACGGAGTGTGAGGAGAAACAACAGGAATTACACCGTCAGTTGGAGAGGACTCCCACTAAATTAGAATTGGCCAGGGCAATGGGGCTGGAAAATGAACGGCAGTTGGAGAGTCGCCTGTATAAGGGCAGGATTGCCAAGAGGAAAATGATTCGCTCCAATCTGCGGCTGGTGGTGTCCATTGCTAAACGTTATTTGAATCGCGGTGTCCCCTTTTTGGACTTGATTCAGGAGGGGGCTATTGGTTTGAATCGCGCCGCCGAGAAATTTGACCCCAACAAGGGTTACAAGTTTTCCACCTATGCCTACTGGTGGATTCGACAGGCCATAACCCGCACTATTGCCAATGACTCCCGCACTATCCGTCTTCCCATTCACATAGTTGAAAAACTCAACAAACTCAAAAAGGCTCAACGAACTTTGAAACAAAGATTGCAAAGACAACCCACAGAGGCTGAAATAGCCGAGGAGATGGGGGTTACAACTCAAGCACTACAACAGTTATTACAACTGAAGAAACAATCCCTATCCCTTAATCACAGGGTGGGTAAGGGGGAAGACACAGAGTTAATGGAATTGTTAGAAGATCCTAACACCATTTCCCCCGAGGAGAAAATCAACGAGTCTATGTTACACCAGGAACTTGTCTCTGTGCTTAGTGATGTTTTGAGTGAAAGGGAGAAAGAAGTGATCATTTTGCGCTACGGTTTGAATAGTTCTAAAGCTCACACCCTTGAAGAGGTTGGTAGGATTTTTGACTTGTCTAGAGAAAGAGTGAGACAAATACAAACTAAGGCTATGCGTAAGTTGAGGAGGCCACAGGTAGCCCGACGTCTCAAGGGCTGGCTCTCCTAA